In Populus trichocarpa isolate Nisqually-1 chromosome 16, P.trichocarpa_v4.1, whole genome shotgun sequence, a genomic segment contains:
- the LOC7468810 gene encoding probable WRKY transcription factor 49 — translation MEGEVISSSWFSESEEDELVRELLDDVSPFFFLPEERNQSKAASPTPRNEEAMNQLISKVYSGPTKQDIENALSMTSRRDQPQPVSQARFSLLQKGLSKIENNKYTVKLKSCDNGVAGDGYKWRKYGQKSIKNSTHPRSYYRCTNRRCGAKKQVERSSEDPDTLVITYEGLHLHFSHPYFLSNQPQHVDPPSKKPKRTISEDEFQAHETRQPPEQGQECSTHVTSPGSLPSSSTADDYMQESDLEAMGPRGLLEDVVPFMIRNPSNYNVSSYSSSSSYRSPPTSPSSSLSWSPILSHSCFDVGLNTSIG, via the exons ATGGAAGGAGAAGTAATCAGTAGTAGTTGGTTTAGTGAGAGTGAAGAAGATGAGCTTGTGAGAGAGCTCCTTGATGATGTatcccctttctttttcttgccaGAGGAAAGAAACCAATCCAAAGCAGCAAGTCCCACTCCAAGGAATGAAGAAGCTATGAACCAGCTCATTTCCAAAGTGTATTCAGGGCCAACAAAGCAAGATATTGAGAATGCTTTGTCGATGACAAGCCGAAGAGACCAACCCCAACCAGTTTCACAAGCCAG ATTCTCATTGTTGCAAAAGGGTTTGAGTAAGATTGAGAACAACAAGTACACTGTAAAACTGAAGAGCTGTGACAATGGTGTGGCTGGTGATGGTTATAAATGGAGGAAATACGGGCAGAAGTCTATCAAGAATAGCACACATCCCAG AAGCTACTACAGGTGCACGAACCGACGGTGCGGTGCAAAAAAGCAGGTGGAGAGGTCCAGCGAGGATCCAGACACGCTCGTCATCACCTACGAAGGGCTCCATTTACACTTTTCTCACCCATATTTCTTATCGAACCAGCCACAACATGTTGATCCGCCTTCCAAGAAACCTAAGAGGACCATTTCAGAGGACGAGTTTCAAGCCCATGAAACCCGACAACCACCAGAACAAGGCCAAGAATGCTCCACACATGTGACCAGTCCTGGTTCCCTGCCTAGCTCAAGCACAGCTGATGATTACATGCAAGAATCGGACCTGGAAGCGATGGGTCCTCGAGGGTTGCTTGAAGATGTGGTGCCTTTTATGATTCGAAACCCATCGAACTACAATGTGTCTTCTTATTCTTCATCTTCGTCCTATCGTTCTCCCCCTACTTCACCATCTTCCTCCTTGTCTTGGTCTCCCATTCTTTCCCATTCGTGTTTCGATGTTGGCTTAAACACTAGCATTGGGTGA